A stretch of Arachis stenosperma cultivar V10309 unplaced genomic scaffold, arast.V10309.gnm1.PFL2 arast.V10309.gnm1.Scaffold_100034, whole genome shotgun sequence DNA encodes these proteins:
- the LOC130960021 gene encoding uncharacterized protein LOC130960021, with translation MSNNDTTKKQTESIKEPTEDEKQTKADEAKEQFVMPNKSTKEKDNQPQRSREMTQGQQQIGKSITPPMPYPQRFNKEVKDQHFHKFLETFKKLEINIPLAEALEQMPLAVIQRGIPPKLKDPGGFVVSCTIGKTILNKALCDLGASINLMPLSMMRKLDIEELKPTRMSLVMADRSIKTPNGIVENLLVKIGEFIFPADFVILDTEEEGSDSIILGRPFLHTARAIIDVEKGEMIFRVHNEQMIINVSSQCKTFRSKRTT, from the exons atgagcaacaatgacactaCAAAGAAGCAGACGGAGAGCATCAAAGAACCAACAGAGGACGAGAAGCAAACAAAGGCAGATGAAGCTAAGGAGCAATTTGTGATGCCAAATAAAAGCACCAAAGAGAAGGACAATCAGCCACAGAGGTCAAGGGAAATGACTCAGGGACAACAGCAAATAGGAAAGAGCATCACTCCTCcaatgccatatcctcagaggtTCAATAAAGAAGTTAAGGaccagcatttccacaaattccttgagactttcaagaagctggaaattaACATTCCTTTAGCTGAAGCTCTTGaacaaatgcctct TGCTGTGATTCAACGGGGCATTCcaccaaaactcaaggatccgGGAGGCTTTGTAGTATCGTGCACTATTGGCAAAACAATTCTCAACAAAGCTCTCTGTGACCTTGGGGCcagcatcaatttaatgcctCTTTCAATGATGAGAAAGCTTGATATAGAAGAGCTTAAGCCCACTAGGATGTCATTAGTTAtggctgacagatccatcaagaCACCCAATGGAATTGTGGAGAATCTGTTGGTGAAGATTGGGGAATTTATCTtcccagcagattttgtgattttggatacTGAAGAGGAAGGAAGCGACTCAATCATTCTAGGAAGGCCATTTTTACACACAGCAAGAGCCATCATTGATGTAGAAAAAGGGGAAATGATCTTCAGAGTCCATAATGAACAAATGATCATAAATGTTTCAAGTCAATGCAAAACATTCCGGAGCAAGAGGACTACGTAA